Part of the Candidatus Moraniibacteriota bacterium genome is shown below.
TTTCGCAGAACTCAAAAGAAGCGAGAATACACCATCTGAAGAAAAACCCCTTGAATAAACATGTATGACCGACACTGCTATGGAACCGGAAGTTCCAGGAAAACCCCTACATATACTTGAGAAGCGGGATCTTTTTTTTGCGGCTATAAACGGGTTTTTCATTGGAATCTTCGCGCCATCTATCTTCCGCAACCTCGGAACAGCACTCCCCGTATCAATTCCTCTTTTCGCACTCATCCTCGCACTTCTGTGTGTTATTGGCATCACGATTGGCTTCTTTCTGTCGAAGATCTCAGCAAAGCTTCGATTTTTCTTCCAACTTGCCAAATTCGGCATTATCGGTGTCACAAACTTCATCGTCGACCTTGGCATCTTCAGCCTCCTCATCTGGGTGACACATATTTCTACCGGAAGCAGTATCTTGCTCTTCAAAGTCGCTTCGGTTTCCGTCGCTATCATAAATAGCTATATCTGGAACAAATTCTGGTCATTCGAAGAAAAACACACAGACGAATCAACCGTTCGCCGACAATTCTTCCAATTCATCGCCGTCTCCCTGGTTGGACTCGTACTCAATGCCGGAATCACTTATTCTCTCATCACATTTGCAGCGGGATTCATGAATGTCTCTCCGGAAACATGGGCAACTATTTCAAGTGCCATTGCTTCCGTCACTGTCCTTTCGTGGAACTTCATCGGCTACAAATTCTTCGTATTTAAGCGATAGGCAAGCCTCTCTCCGTTTGATATACTAGAAAGGCAAGGTATCCCTTGCCTTTCTTTTCGTCTCAATTGCCTCTCAAAAACCGCTATGTCCACCCTCTACCGAAAATACCGTCCCGAGCACTGGAGTGACGTCGCCGGACAAGAGCATATCGTGACGACGCTCACCAATGCGCTCAAAGGTGCTCTCTTGGCACATGCCTATCTCTTTACCGGTCCGCGTGGCACCGGAAAGACCACTGTCGCGCGCCTTCTTGCCAAGTCTATCAACTGCACCAATCGTCGAGACGGGAAAGAACCTTGTGGCGAGTGTGCCAACTGCCTCGCCTTCGCGGACGGTCGTGCCTTCGACATCATCGAGATAGACGGCGCTTCCAACAACGGCGTCGAAAATATTCGCGAGCTTCGCGAAACAGTAAAACTCCCACCAACCTTGGGTACCAAAAAAGTCTACATCATCGACGAAGTCCACATGCTCTCGGGCGGCGCATGGAACGCTCTCCTCAAAACACTCGAGGAACCGCCCTCACATGTCATCTTCATCCTCGCAACCACCGAGCTTCACAAAATACCTGCGACAATCTCTTCCCGCTGCCAGCGATTCGATTTCAGTCGATTCCCCACCGCGACTATTATCGAAAAGCTCTCTCGCATTGCCCTATCGGAAGGCGTCACCGTCGATGTCGATGCTCTCGAAATGATTGCCCTCACCGCCGAAGGTGGCATGCGCGATGCCGAAAGTCTTCTCGCACAGGCAATTGCCCTCGAAGACAAACATATCACCGGATCCGAAGCCGCCACCATACTTGGTATCACCGAACGAAAAACCGTTTTCGACTTCGTCGCTGCTATCGGCACACGCAATCTCGATACTGCCATCATCATCATCGAATCGCTCGCACAAAAAGGCGTCGACTTCCGATCATTTGCCGGAACACTCACGCATTTCCTTCGTGAAATCCTTTTCCACAAACTCGGAGACACTGCCCGAGAAACACTTACTACACCCACCTCTCCCGAAGAACGCGCTGCTTTCGAATCACTTGCAACGCAGTTTTCCTTCGCCGAACTCGCCCGACTCACAGAACTCATCCACCATGCTCGCACAGAAATCCGCCATGCTTCCCTTCAACAAGTCCCTCTCGAAGTCGCCACTCTTGCTTTCCTCTTCCCCGAAGACCTCACTACTCCAGCCCCTCAATCAAGACAACATCCTACACCCTCCACATCTCCATCAACACAAATACAAATAACACCAGCCACACCGAAAGTCGCACCACCAACAAGTACCCCCTCATCAAAACAGTCTACAGAGAAAGAGCTTCCACCTCACGAGACACCTACCAACACACCCATTCAGGCACCTCTCCATCAAGACTCCGCGCCCAAAGAATCGTCAACCACCGCAGAAGAACACACTGAAACTCCTACAGCGTCTCCTTTCACGCTCGCCACCATCCAAGGAAAATGGCCTGCTTTCCTCGAAGAAATAAAGCGTCGAAATGCGTCCCTCTCACTCTCCCTCTCCGGAAGCACGCCGACACTCTCCGAAAGCGGCACTATAAGTGTCACTGTCCGACACACCTTCCACAAAGAACGCCTCGAGAAACCCGAAAACCGCTTGACCATCGAAGAAGCAATTGCTACCATTTTTGGGAAGCCTGCCCGCCTCACCGTCAATGTCGTCTCCGAAGAACCCACTCCAAACGACCCACTTCTCGACAGCGCTCTCGAAATGCTTGGTGGGAAGGTAGTAGGATAGATATTCCTTAACAATCATCAAACAACGCTTTTTGAAATCTCTGAAGAGTCCACGTTATATAAAAAAGTTATTATTGGGGAGTAGCCAAGCGGTAAGGCAGGGGCCTTTGAAGCCCCCATGCGAAGGTTCGATCCCTTCCTCCCCAGCACATAAATCTATGCAAACTTCAGCAAAAAGTATCAAAGCAATTGTTTTTGATTTTGGTGGTGTGATTCAACTATTTGGAGGTGGTAGTCTTCTGGAAGATATTGCCAATGTTCTTCAAATTGAAAATACTGATTTCAAACAACGATACTTTGAACACAACCATCTCAGTCATGTGAAGAATGTTCCATGGGAACAAATGATCGTCAGTGTTGTTAACACTTACAATGTGAGTCCAGAAATTATTGATGAGGTAAACCAGCTTGTCAGTGACTATCAGTCAAGGAGAGTAATCAACACCGAATTAGTTTCTTGGTTCCCACAACTTAAAAAACTGGGATACAAAATCGCAATCTTGAGTAATGCAACAACAGAACTTAGAAAGAAACTCCACAATCTTGGTATTCATAAACACATTGATAAGATAGTCATTTCAGGCGAAATTGGATTTCAGAAGCCACATAAAGAAGCTTTCGATGTAGTATTCCAAAAACTAGGTGTTCTGCCTCAAGAAGTGATTTTTATAGACGATGCCCCTAAAAATCTAGAAAAGGCAGCAGAAATCGGCTATACTCCAATTTTGTTTCGGGGAAATGATAAGCTCAAAGAAGATTTGGAGCGATTGGGAATTAATCTATAGGTGTCAAGGAGCTTGAAACTCTCCCTCATTTCTTCCCAATCAATAGTTCCGAACGTATCCAACAAGCCCAGCAAACGACGCCATATCAAAAGCATTATGAAACCACAAAAAAACCTCGCCTTTATAGATGGTCAAAATCTCTATATGGGCACCGCGAAGCGCGAACACAGCCCATGGCGGATAGACCTTAAACGCTTTCGTGTGTACCTGGAACAAAAGTATGGCGTCTCGAAAGCGTATTATTTTTTGGGATACGTACAGGAAGCAAGACAAGAGCTGTACGAAGAAATTCAAGGTGCTGGTTTTGTTCTCGTGTTTCGCGAACACAATACGGCGATGCTTGGCAAGAAAAAGGGGGATGTGGATGCCGACATCATCTTTTCCATCATGAAAAAACTGTACAAACGAGAGGATTTTCAGAAAATATTTTTGGTGTCCGGAGACGGAGATTACAAAATGCTCGTTGATTTCCTTATCGAAGAAGAAAGATTTGGAAAAGTGCTTTTCCCAAACAAACAGTTTGCTTCTTCACTGTACAAGAAACTTGGATCCGAATACTTTGACTACTTAGAATCGCCTGCTGTACGCAGCAAAATCATGGTGCAAAAAAAGAAAAGGGCTCCTTAGGCAGTAAGCCGTTCGGATCCCTTTTCGTCTGAATGGTTACAGTATACGCCCCGACGTAACCCTTGTCAACCCTTGTCAAACATTCTCAATCGCATGCGCCAAGGAATGGTTTTCAAAGAATTCAACCTCGACACCCTCAAAGCACATGGTCTATATAAACTGATATAGATATAGGTACTCGTTTCCAGTTAACAGTTCCGAACACATCCAACAAGCTCAGCTAGCAAACTCCATGAGCGATAAAATAGAACTCGTTGATTACAAAGGAAATCCGACGCAGATTTCTTGTTTTGGTTGCGCTCGAGAAAATGGTGAGATGGAAAGAATAGGCACAGTACTCACTGCTAAACATTTCGACGCTCATCAGGATTTTGAGATTCCTATCCCCGGATTCATCATCATTTCTTCAAGACGACACTTGCAAAGTGTTGATGAGTTCACCGATGAAGAAAAATTAGATTTTATCGATATTCTTATTGCAGTCAGAGCTGGAATGAGAAAAGTCCTCGATATTGATGTGATCTATCTCGTTCAGGAAGAAGACACTTCACACCATTTTCATGTTTGGATATTTCCTCGCTATAAATGGATGTCAGAAAAATTTGGGAAGAAGGTATCATCACTTCGACCGATTATGGAATATGCTCGGGAAAATCTGAAAACCACAGAAAATCTCAAGGATGTTGAGGAGGCAATCACTAAACTAAAAGCCTATTTTGAAGGAAAATAGTATCAAAGAATTTTAGTTTTTCTCCACTTCCTTCCAATCAACGGTTCCAAACATATCCAATAAGCCAAATAAATTATCTAGAATATGAAAGATTCTTTTCGGATTATAGATTCATTTCTTCCACATTCACCTGTTGTAGATATTGAAAACCTTCCTCAGGAAATGCAATCACTTGCAAATGAGATTTCTCAAATAGAAGACGAACAGACAGCGATAAGATATGCATACGATACTCTCTCCAAGAAGTACAGAGGCTTTCGTATGTTGACCTTCTTTCGCTTGGATCGCTTTTTGATAACCAATATCTCAACTCTTTGGAAAATAAGAGGGTTCCTGCATTGTAATCATCTCAATTATTTGCTCCGCACTCTGCTTGTAACCAGCAAGAAATTTTCCCCCACTGACATCGAAGCTTGCTGGACACAAATCTGGCTTTTCTCACCGCATCAATACCTCAACATAAAACTCTCGAACGGTATGATTTTGTCCATCGATCTCTGGGGAAAAGTATATGGCATACCTTTTGGAAAACATGCTCATGGATTTCAAGGGGGCAGTATAATGGCATCAACACAAAGCTAGCAAGATTTGCAAAACAACTTCATTATCGGAAGTAGAACTGGTTATCATGCATCCAATAAAGATTTTCTGTCAAACAAACAGCTTTGAGAGAATACTGAGGAAGAGAGTATTCCCATAAATACACCCATTCACCCCTATCAAAGTTTTATTGATTGAAAGATGCTTCTTCTATGATTATCCATAACAAGCGCGTTATCATTTTTGATTTTGATGGAACACTGGTCGACACGGCAAAAATACTCTTTCGCGTATTTAACAACCTCGCGAAGCGTTATCAATACCAACCAATTTCCATAGAAGAAACTCTTCGATTAAAAAACAAGGATATTAAAGATCTCATACACTCGCATGCAAAAATCCCTTTTTGGAAACTTTGGGCATTTACACGTCAAGTGAAAAATCAGTATCGTTCCTACGCCGATACAATAGAGCTCTTTCCTGATATAAAGAGTATGATTCATTCTTTGCAAAAAAGAGGCTACACAATTGGCATTGTTTCTTCCAACGCGACAGATACCATATCGACACTCCTCAAAAAGTTCGACATTTCTGTCGAGTTCATTTCCACTAGCTCTATATTCGGAAAAGCAAAAACACTAAATGCAATATCATCCAAACGACACCTCGATAGAGCAGAAGTGATCTATATCGGGGACGAGATACGTGACGTAGAAGCCTGTCAAAAGGGCAACATCGATATGCTTGCCGTCACCTGGGGATTCAGCAGCAAGGACGCTCTCCAGAAAACCACCACACCAACCATTGACCACCCTCTCGAGATTCTCGAAATATTCCAAGGTGTCACCAAAGTGTAACCACTATTCTTTCGAATTCCCTGCCGCGGCGCCTCCGGCGACGAAGCCGGTGGTCCAGCAGAGTTGGAGGCTATAACCGCCGGAGGGGCGATCGATATTGAGAATATCTCCGACAAGATGAAGATTTGGGTACAGTCGCGAGCGCATGGTTTTGAAATCCACTTCTTCGAGCGCGACGCCGCCACTTGTCACAACTGCTTTGTCTTCGCCGAGAAGACCATTCGCAATCAGACGAAGGTCTTTCACGATACGAACCAGAGCAAGTCGAGACACGCGACTCACACTGTGTACCGGCATCTCAGGAGATATCGCGGCAAGTCGCAATATAACTGGAATGAGAAGTGGTGCCAGAAACCCATCCAAGCTATTCTTCACTTGTTTATTCTTTTGATTCTCAAAAAGATCCTGAATACACCGATCGATTTCGTCGAAATTGCTGTGCGGGAAAAGATCCATCGAAAGCACCACCTCGCCGCGACGCAAACATTTGCCCACAGTCTGACTTATGTTGAGCGCGAGGGGACCGCTCACGCCGAAATGCGTAAAAAGAAGCTTTCCCTCTTGCGTCTCGATTTTTTTTCCATTCAAAAAAACGGTCGCCTTTACTCCTTCAAGACTCACTCCCGAAAGCGAGCGAACCCACGGATCGCCGAGGCGTATCGGAACCAAAGCGGAACAAGGCTCGACAATCGTATGTCCAATCTCGCGCAAAAATCGAAATCCATCGCCAGTCGACCCGGTCTCCGGATGCGACTTCCCTCCAGTTGCGAGCACATATGACTTCGCACGAAGCATACGACCGCTTCTCAATTGCACACCGGATATTTCCCCTTCGGTTATTTCGAAGCCAACCACTTCTGCATCAGACATCACGAAGACACCGCCCGAGCGCATGTAGGAAACTAGCACATCCCACACCGATTGTGCACTATCACTCACTGGGAAAACGCGATTTTCTGCCTCCATTTTCGTTGGCATGCCGTGAGAATGGAAAAATTCCAGCGTACCCTGCACATCCAATTGCGAGAATGGAGAAAAAAGAAATTTCGCTGCATCTTTGAATTTCGCAAGAAACACATTCGTATCAAATTCCGCATTGGTCACATTACATCGTCCGCCACCTGTTATGAGAAGTTTCTTCCCAAGAGAAGTGTTTTTCTCAAGAAGAATAACGCGCGCACCACACTCTGCCGCGCGCCCCGCCGCCATCATCCCCGCAGGTCCTCCGCCAATTACGACAACATCGTATGTGTACATTTCAAGTCCTTCAGCATATTAGTGTATCATAATACCGTAAAAAAGAGTAAAAGTCAATAAAGAAACTTGTGGATTCTCGTGAATACGAGATATCTACCAAATTAGAGCTCCCCATTTTTTCCAAAAAAAGAATTCCCTATTCCTTGCCAATAAGCAATCCCTCCCGTATACTCCCAACGAAATTTCACTCTTCCTTTTCTATGAACGATGATATATTTCTCCACTGCCTCGGAAAAATCCCCGGAGTCGGCGCCGAAAAACTCCGCAAGATAGCCATCGCTTTCGACACATTTGAAACAGCATGGCATGCGCCACTCGAAGAATTTCTCAGTGCCGGAATTCCACACAAACTCGCAGAAACAATTGCAAAAGAGCGAAAGCATCTTTCCCCAGAGAAAGAATCCGAGATACTCGAAAAACACTCTATCCGTCTCATCTCCAGAGAAAGCGATGATTATCCGACACTTCTCGCAGAAATCCCAAACCCGCCACAACTTCTCTATCTTCGAGGGAATGCACTTCTCAATAGGCACCCGTTTCTCACCGTCGTTGGCACAAGGAAACCGACCGAATACGGAGCGGGCATTGCCAGAGAATTTGCGAGCGAACTTGCGAGAAGCGGCATAACCGTTGTCTCCGGCATGGCACTCGGCATCGACAAGGCAGCACATCAAGGCGCACTCGAAGGTAATGGCGAAACCATCGCCGTACTCGGCAACGGACTCGATGACGCTTCAATTGCGCCGCGGACCCACCTCGATTTGGCACACACCATCAGTCTTCATGGCGCACTTCTCTCGGACTATCCACCAGGAACCAGCGCCTCCGAAGGAACCTTCCCCGCAAGGAATCGTATCATGGCCGGCATGTCCCTTGGCACAGTGGTTATTGAAGCATCGGAAAAAGTGGCACGCTGATTACTGCCAATCTTGCACTCGATTTCAATCGAGAAGTTTTTGCAGTGCCAGGTTCAATCTACTCCGAAAATTCCCGCGGTCCCCACGCGCTCATCAAAAAGGGCGCCATCCTCACCGCAAGTCTTGCTGACATTCTCGATGCGCTCCCCCTCTCGCGCGAACACGAAGAACACGGAACACTCTTTGAAACAACCTCTCTCCCGCAACCAAATCTTTCCGTCGACGAAGAACGCCTTCTCAAAATCTTAGGAAGTGATACCATGCACATTGACGCTATCGTAAAACACTCTACACTGGAGACATCGAATGCACTTTCTGCGCTCGCCTTTCTCGAAATGAAAGGTTTAGTAAAAAATATCGGCAACATGCATTATATAAGAACGTATCGAGTATAAGTTCGGGATTTACCCTTTGAGATTCTTCGTTTCTATGAAACTTGTCATTGTTGAGTCGCCATCGAAGGCAAAAACTATTCAGAAGTATCTCGGGAAGGAATACAAGGTCGTCGCCTCCGTGGGACATATTCGCGATTTGCCAAAGAGCAACAAGAAAGCGATTGATATCAAAGAAGGATTTACACCTCACTACGAGGTGACGCCCGGAAAAGAAAATATCGTTTCAACCCTCACTCGCCTCACCAAGAAAGCGAGTGAGATTTACCTTGCAACTGACCCCGACCGCGAAGGCGAAGCAATCGCCTGGCATATCGCCGAAGCATGCGGACTCAAGCGCCCGAAGCGTGTCGCCTTCCATGAAATCACACGAAATGCCGTCACCGAGGGAATACAGCACCCGCGACTCATTGACCAAAATCTTCGTCGCGCCCAAGAAGCACGACGCGTCCTCGACCGCCTCGTCGGCTATGATCTCTCAGGACTCATCTGGAAGAAACTCCGCTACGGACTCTCTGCCGGGCGAGTCCAATCACCCGCGCTTCGCATATTGGTCGAGAAGGAGCGAGAAATCGCCGCCTTTATCCCCGAAGATTTCTGGGTTATTACTGCGCATGCCGATTGCCCGGACAAGACACCAATTACACTCACCTGTTCCAAAGAACCGCGCGAAGAACAAGAAGTCGAAGACATCCTCAAAAAAGCGCGTGCCGGATCATGGTCTATTCTCGACGTCAAAGAATCCGAAGTGTCCCGTGCGCCATCCCCGCCCTTTACCACCTCGACGCTCCAGCAATCAGCAAGCTCCCGCCTCAGCTTCTCCCCCGCCAACACCATGCGCATCGCACAGAAACTCTACGAAGCGGGGCTCATCACCTACATGCGCACCGATAGCTTCAATATGAGTGAAGAAGCAAGAAACGCGGCGACCACCTACATCATCAAAAAATTCGGCGAGAAATTTTCTGCACCGCACATATACACTACTAAGAGCAAAAACGCCCAAGAGGCGCATGAGGCCATCCGCCCCACTGATCCGTCGCGCGAAAAAGCCGGCGCAAGCCCTGACCAGCAGAAACTCTACACACTCATATTCCGGCGAACAATTGCATCACAAATGGCAAACGCTCGCATGCTCCGCACCAAAATTGTTGCGAACATTGCCGACCGCTCCATCCCTGATTTCACAGCCAATGGCTCACGGCTCCTTTTCCCAGGTTGGCTCGAGGTCGACCCCTTTGCAAAGCAAGACGACATGAATGTCCCAAAGCTCTCCCCCGGAAGTGCTCTTATTCTCAATAGCGTTGATTCCGAAAAGAAACAAACCGAGCCACCGCGCCGCTATTCCGAAGCCGGACTCGTCAAAGAACTCGAGAAGCGCGGTATCGGGAGACCGAGCACCTATGCTTCTATTATCAAAACGCTCCTCGACCGAAATTACGCCACCAAAGACGGTCGCGCGCTCCATGCCACCGAGACAGGCGAAGCGGTCAGCGCTTTCCTCGAAAAACATTTTGCCGAAATTGTGAGCGATACTTTCACAGCCGATATGGAACAAAAACTCGACGACATCTCAAACGGCGAGCGCGACTATGAGAAAACACTCAAGAATTTCTATACGCCCTTTTCCAAAGAAGTAAAATCGAAAGACAAAGTGGATAAAATTACCAATCTCGGCGACGCACCCAAAGACCTCCTCTGCCCCGAATGCAAAAGTGCCATGGTTTTGAAGCTCGGAAAAAACGGGACTTTCTACAGTTGTGCGCGCTTCCCAGATTGCAAAGGTGCTCGCATGAAAGATGGGTCACTCATCCCAGAAGACAAAGAGGTTGGCGAGCCCTGCCCCGAATGTGGCAATGCACTCGTCGAAAAAATGGGGAAATTCGGTCCCTTTGTTGCCTGTAGTACCTATCCGAAATGCAAATTCATCAAAGG
Proteins encoded:
- a CDS encoding GtrA family protein, whose product is MEPEVPGKPLHILEKRDLFFAAINGFFIGIFAPSIFRNLGTALPVSIPLFALILALLCVIGITIGFFLSKISAKLRFFFQLAKFGIIGVTNFIVDLGIFSLLIWVTHISTGSSILLFKVASVSVAIINSYIWNKFWSFEEKHTDESTVRRQFFQFIAVSLVGLVLNAGITYSLITFAAGFMNVSPETWATISSAIASVTVLSWNFIGYKFFVFKR
- the dnaX gene encoding DNA polymerase III subunit gamma/tau, translated to MSTLYRKYRPEHWSDVAGQEHIVTTLTNALKGALLAHAYLFTGPRGTGKTTVARLLAKSINCTNRRDGKEPCGECANCLAFADGRAFDIIEIDGASNNGVENIRELRETVKLPPTLGTKKVYIIDEVHMLSGGAWNALLKTLEEPPSHVIFILATTELHKIPATISSRCQRFDFSRFPTATIIEKLSRIALSEGVTVDVDALEMIALTAEGGMRDAESLLAQAIALEDKHITGSEAATILGITERKTVFDFVAAIGTRNLDTAIIIIESLAQKGVDFRSFAGTLTHFLREILFHKLGDTARETLTTPTSPEERAAFESLATQFSFAELARLTELIHHARTEIRHASLQQVPLEVATLAFLFPEDLTTPAPQSRQHPTPSTSPSTQIQITPATPKVAPPTSTPSSKQSTEKELPPHETPTNTPIQAPLHQDSAPKESSTTAEEHTETPTASPFTLATIQGKWPAFLEEIKRRNASLSLSLSGSTPTLSESGTISVTVRHTFHKERLEKPENRLTIEEAIATIFGKPARLTVNVVSEEPTPNDPLLDSALEMLGGKVVG
- a CDS encoding HAD-IA family hydrolase, which encodes MQTSAKSIKAIVFDFGGVIQLFGGGSLLEDIANVLQIENTDFKQRYFEHNHLSHVKNVPWEQMIVSVVNTYNVSPEIIDEVNQLVSDYQSRRVINTELVSWFPQLKKLGYKIAILSNATTELRKKLHNLGIHKHIDKIVISGEIGFQKPHKEAFDVVFQKLGVLPQEVIFIDDAPKNLEKAAEIGYTPILFRGNDKLKEDLERLGINL
- a CDS encoding NYN domain-containing protein — translated: MKPQKNLAFIDGQNLYMGTAKREHSPWRIDLKRFRVYLEQKYGVSKAYYFLGYVQEARQELYEEIQGAGFVLVFREHNTAMLGKKKGDVDADIIFSIMKKLYKREDFQKIFLVSGDGDYKMLVDFLIEEERFGKVLFPNKQFASSLYKKLGSEYFDYLESPAVRSKIMVQKKKRAP
- a CDS encoding diadenosine tetraphosphate hydrolase, which translates into the protein MSDKIELVDYKGNPTQISCFGCARENGEMERIGTVLTAKHFDAHQDFEIPIPGFIIISSRRHLQSVDEFTDEEKLDFIDILIAVRAGMRKVLDIDVIYLVQEEDTSHHFHVWIFPRYKWMSEKFGKKVSSLRPIMEYARENLKTTENLKDVEEAITKLKAYFEGK
- a CDS encoding HAD-IA family hydrolase, which translates into the protein MIIHNKRVIIFDFDGTLVDTAKILFRVFNNLAKRYQYQPISIEETLRLKNKDIKDLIHSHAKIPFWKLWAFTRQVKNQYRSYADTIELFPDIKSMIHSLQKRGYTIGIVSSNATDTISTLLKKFDISVEFISTSSIFGKAKTLNAISSKRHLDRAEVIYIGDEIRDVEACQKGNIDMLAVTWGFSSKDALQKTTTPTIDHPLEILEIFQGVTKV
- a CDS encoding aminoacetone oxidase family FAD-binding enzyme → MYTYDVVVIGGGPAGMMAAGRAAECGARVILLEKNTSLGKKLLITGGGRCNVTNAEFDTNVFLAKFKDAAKFLFSPFSQLDVQGTLEFFHSHGMPTKMEAENRVFPVSDSAQSVWDVLVSYMRSGGVFVMSDAEVVGFEITEGEISGVQLRSGRMLRAKSYVLATGGKSHPETGSTGDGFRFLREIGHTIVEPCSALVPIRLGDPWVRSLSGVSLEGVKATVFLNGKKIETQEGKLLFTHFGVSGPLALNISQTVGKCLRRGEVVLSMDLFPHSNFDEIDRCIQDLFENQKNKQVKNSLDGFLAPLLIPVILRLAAISPEMPVHSVSRVSRLALVRIVKDLRLIANGLLGEDKAVVTSGGVALEEVDFKTMRSRLYPNLHLVGDILNIDRPSGGYSLQLCWTTGFVAGGAAAGNSKE
- a CDS encoding DNA-protecting protein DprA; translation: MNDDIFLHCLGKIPGVGAEKLRKIAIAFDTFETAWHAPLEEFLSAGIPHKLAETIAKERKHLSPEKESEILEKHSIRLISRESDDYPTLLAEIPNPPQLLYLRGNALLNRHPFLTVVGTRKPTEYGAGIAREFASELARSGITVVSGMALGIDKAAHQGALEGNGETIAVLGNGLDDASIAPRTHLDLAHTISLHGALLSDYPPGTSASEGTFPARNRIMAGMSLGTVVIEASEKVAR
- the topA gene encoding type I DNA topoisomerase, with translation MKLVIVESPSKAKTIQKYLGKEYKVVASVGHIRDLPKSNKKAIDIKEGFTPHYEVTPGKENIVSTLTRLTKKASEIYLATDPDREGEAIAWHIAEACGLKRPKRVAFHEITRNAVTEGIQHPRLIDQNLRRAQEARRVLDRLVGYDLSGLIWKKLRYGLSAGRVQSPALRILVEKEREIAAFIPEDFWVITAHADCPDKTPITLTCSKEPREEQEVEDILKKARAGSWSILDVKESEVSRAPSPPFTTSTLQQSASSRLSFSPANTMRIAQKLYEAGLITYMRTDSFNMSEEARNAATTYIIKKFGEKFSAPHIYTTKSKNAQEAHEAIRPTDPSREKAGASPDQQKLYTLIFRRTIASQMANARMLRTKIVANIADRSIPDFTANGSRLLFPGWLEVDPFAKQDDMNVPKLSPGSALILNSVDSEKKQTEPPRRYSEAGLVKELEKRGIGRPSTYASIIKTLLDRNYATKDGRALHATETGEAVSAFLEKHFAEIVSDTFTADMEQKLDDISNGERDYEKTLKNFYTPFSKEVKSKDKVDKITNLGDAPKDLLCPECKSAMVLKLGKNGTFYSCARFPDCKGARMKDGSLIPEDKEVGEPCPECGNALVEKMGKFGPFVACSTYPKCKFIKGSSAQTTSIACPICKKGEMVEKRGRFGTFYSCSNYPDCKHAIKARPTGKHCSFIRDGKPCGALMMEGTKTIPERCSDRTCPNHNPHLLEKKK